A portion of the Zootoca vivipara chromosome 6, rZooViv1.1, whole genome shotgun sequence genome contains these proteins:
- the LOC118087159 gene encoding peripheral myelin protein 22-like, with product MWNNVHVFLPQVRHRNYADQSQDLTILTMQALQISAVVCSFISLLLFLIALGSNHWVADSNRTIGLWRFCVYYGVNSGCWSLGTDVNNYVHTTRVFMLLGMTAGATSCLGICGKYFDFQFGAISRAKTSAIASIVAAVCVLIAMSSYTGHVGSLASYGWSFGLGWASFPLFLITGGLALRLNTVPGISSDGLSKAQKL from the exons ATGTGGAATAATGTGCACGTCTTCCTCCCCCAGGTTCGTCATCGCAATTACGCTGACCAGTCACAAGATCTGACCATTCTCACGATGCAGGCCCTGCAGATCAGTGCCGTGGTTTGCAGTTTCATCAGTCTTCTGCTCTTCCTCATTGCCCTGGGATCAAACCACTGGGTAGCAGATAGCAATAGAACCATTGGCCTCTGGAGATTTTGTGTTTATTACGGGGTCAATTCTGGTTGTTGGTCACTTGGGACGGATGTGAATA ATTATGTCCACACTACCAGAGTCTTCATGCTGCTTGGGATGACTGCTGGAGCCACCTCTTGCCTTGGTATTTGTGGCAAATATTTTGACTTCCAGTTTGGCGCCATCTCCAGGGCCAAGACCTCAGCTATAGCCAGCATTGTTGCAG CTGTTTGTGTCCTGATTGCCATGTCCAGCTACACAGGGCATGTGGGATCACTGGCCAGTTATGGATGGTCTTTTGGCTTGGGCTgggcctcctttcctctcttccttATAACTG GTGGGCTGGCTCTTCGCCTGAATACTGTGCCAGGGATCAGCTCTGATGGCCTTTCTAAGGCACAGAAGCTATAG